A window from Chromatiaceae bacterium encodes these proteins:
- a CDS encoding retention module-containing protein has product MAEQNATTQSPNVIGEVKSITGKVVAIGAGGERTLAAGDPVFADDLIKTIGVSTVVITLNDGTRFDLGRDAEGLLDESVYGGDIEVLRAAAVVEAAEIQRAIAEGADPTAVTEPPAAGETTTGSESLGEGVTVERTGRVGAVEAGYETTAPGQAVDSLFGEPIDFGLTAEQPTASIVLDPVTADNIVNAAESGGLVAITGTVGGDVADGDIVTLIINGVEYSGPVSGGQFSIAVPGGELVADPDQTIEASVTTSTGSPAGEATAVDDQAYSSDTFVPDASISLDPVTADNVISAAESGTVVTLTGSVGGDVVDGDTVTVIVNGGAYTGVVSDGRFSVDVPGSELAADPDQTVEASVTTSTGSINGEATAVDDQAFGVDTDVPEASIALDPVTADNLVNFAESGGPVAITGSVGGDVADGDTVIVTVNGVEYSGPVNGGVFSITVPGGQLVADADHTIQARVTTTTGSVNGEATASDSQSYGVDTTPPVAQATASIVIDPVTADNLLTDAEAGGDVSITGRVGGDVADGDIVFLNVNGSVYQGPVSGGTFNISVSGAQLLADADHTIQARVTTTTGNPGGEATATDSQTYFVESGGGEPTIDIDPVTGDNQVDDSEDDSVTLSGSTTGVEPGQTVSVVIEDGTGATVFSGGATVQADGSWSIPGVDLSGLPDGAPYTVLADVSDAAGNPAPQASEPFQTVDTTGPTIDIDPVTGDNQVDDSEDDSVTLSGSTTGVEPGQTVSVVIEDGTGATVFSGSATVQADGSWSIPGVDLSGLPDGAPYTVLADVSDAAGNPAPQASEPFQTVDTTGPTIDIDPVTGDNQVDDSEDDSVTLSGSTTGVEPGQTVSVVIEDGTGATVFSGSATVQADGSWSIPGVDLSGLPDGAPYTVLADVSDAAGNPAPQASEPFQTLDTTGPTIDIDPVTGDNQVDDSEDDSVTLSGSTTGVEPGQTVSVVIEDGTGATVFSGSATVQADGSWSIPGVDLSGLPDGAPYTVLADVSDAAGNPAPQATENFQTLDTTGPTIDIDPVTGDNQVDDSEDDSVTLSGSTTGVEPGQTVSVVIEDGTGATVFSGSATVQADGSWSIPGVDLSGLPDGAPYTVLADVSDAAGNPAPQATENFQTLDTTGPTIDIDPVTGDNQVDDSEDDSVTLSGSTTGVEPGQTVSVVIEDGTGATVFSGSATVQADGSWSIPGVDLSGLPDGAPYTVLADVSDAAGNPAPQATENFQTLDTTGPTIDIDPVTGDNQVDDSEDDSVTLSGSTTGVEPGQTVSVVIEDGTGATVFSGSATVQADGSWSIPGVDLSGLPDGAPYTVLADVSDAAGNPAPQATENFQTLDTTGPTIDIDPVTGDNQVDDSEDDSVTLSGSTTGVEPGQTVSVVIEDGTGATVFSGSATVQADGSWSIPGVDLSGLPDGAPYTVLADVSDAAGNPAPQATENFQTLDTTGPTIDIDPVTGDNQVDDSEDDSVTLSGSTTGVEPGQTVSVVIEDGTGATVFSGSATVQADGSWSIPGVDLSGLPDGAPYTVLADVSDAAGNPAPQASEPFQTVDTTAPPAPTVTIVEDADNDGVITAAELSGDIDVQVGLPLGAVAGDVIRVSDGVTVTEITLTPGDIVAGSVSASFANPGNGNTIDVTATLTDAAGNTSAPGSDSAILNLVTASITIDPNITPDDLISPDEQIGDVLVTGTVGGDVADGDIVTLTVNGGTYQGPVSGGTFSIAVPGAELAADADNVIEAGVTVTDVLGNDITATDIEGYSVAQVIDPAEYGMRGEYYGYNDREPLSSYLRHPDDQSVGNLNSLSDIVTIIDGRSGPVVGTIDEGRADATFRTSYVDYGLVNNHLGTGRTLQSFLAHDAASLSRDPRDSTDAIVRIIGFMMIDATSLDFRVRSDDGFQVRIGDTVFGNPTNHSPTTDTFNDVAVEPGLQEVEILYWDQAFEAVLEIEVKAADEPDSAFEFLGQGRFGLFQPTFDVALDANQTIIEDPSTPGQFLVVEGSELVGGAGTDVLEGGDYLDILVGGPGDDLLSGGAEADLFKWNSGDEGTPGDPASDTITDFSIAERDALDLSSLLSGEDSGNLTDYLHFESSPGGTLVHVSSAGGFAGGYDAAAEDQTILLQSVDLTALGGSDQEIVDALLAGNNLIIG; this is encoded by the coding sequence ATGGCCGAACAAAATGCAACAACCCAGTCCCCGAATGTGATCGGGGAGGTCAAATCGATCACCGGCAAGGTGGTCGCCATCGGTGCCGGCGGCGAGCGTACGCTCGCGGCGGGCGACCCGGTATTTGCCGATGACCTGATCAAGACGATCGGTGTGAGCACCGTGGTGATCACCTTGAACGACGGTACGCGATTCGACCTCGGGCGCGACGCCGAAGGGCTGCTCGACGAGTCGGTTTACGGCGGTGATATCGAGGTCCTGCGTGCCGCCGCGGTGGTCGAGGCGGCCGAGATCCAGCGGGCGATCGCCGAAGGCGCGGATCCGACCGCGGTCACCGAACCGCCGGCAGCCGGTGAGACCACGACCGGCAGCGAGTCACTCGGCGAGGGTGTCACGGTGGAGCGTACCGGGCGGGTAGGCGCGGTCGAGGCCGGGTACGAGACAACGGCCCCGGGACAGGCCGTCGACTCACTGTTCGGTGAACCGATCGACTTCGGCCTGACGGCTGAGCAGCCGACCGCGAGCATCGTGCTGGACCCGGTCACTGCGGACAACATCGTCAATGCCGCGGAGTCCGGCGGCCTGGTCGCGATCACCGGCACGGTCGGTGGCGATGTGGCGGACGGCGACATCGTCACGCTCATCATCAACGGCGTCGAATACAGCGGGCCGGTCAGCGGCGGTCAGTTCAGCATTGCGGTACCGGGCGGCGAACTGGTCGCCGATCCCGACCAGACGATAGAGGCCAGCGTTACCACCAGTACCGGCAGCCCGGCCGGTGAGGCGACTGCTGTCGACGATCAGGCCTACAGCAGCGACACCTTCGTTCCGGACGCGAGCATCAGCCTCGATCCCGTGACCGCAGACAACGTGATCAGCGCTGCGGAGTCCGGCACCGTCGTGACGCTCACCGGCAGCGTCGGCGGCGATGTCGTCGACGGTGACACGGTGACGGTGATCGTGAATGGTGGCGCCTACACCGGCGTGGTCAGCGATGGGCGTTTCAGCGTCGACGTGCCCGGCAGCGAATTGGCCGCCGACCCGGACCAGACCGTGGAGGCCAGCGTCACGACCAGCACCGGCAGCATCAATGGCGAGGCCACCGCGGTCGACGACCAGGCCTTCGGGGTCGATACCGATGTACCGGAGGCGAGCATCGCGCTGGACCCGGTGACCGCGGACAACCTGGTCAATTTCGCCGAATCCGGTGGGCCGGTCGCGATCACCGGCAGCGTCGGCGGCGATGTCGCCGACGGCGACACGGTGATCGTCACGGTCAACGGCGTCGAATACAGCGGGCCGGTGAACGGTGGCGTTTTCAGCATCACTGTCCCTGGCGGCCAGTTGGTGGCCGATGCGGATCACACGATCCAGGCACGCGTGACCACGACCACCGGCAGCGTGAATGGTGAGGCGACTGCGAGCGACAGCCAGAGCTACGGTGTCGATACAACGCCACCGGTCGCTCAGGCGACCGCGAGCATCGTCATCGACCCGGTGACGGCCGACAATCTGTTGACCGATGCCGAGGCGGGCGGTGACGTCTCGATCACCGGGCGCGTGGGTGGCGACGTCGCCGACGGCGACATCGTGTTCCTGAACGTGAACGGCAGCGTCTACCAGGGGCCGGTCAGTGGCGGCACCTTCAACATCAGCGTGTCCGGCGCCCAGCTGCTCGCCGATGCCGATCACACCATTCAGGCCCGCGTCACCACGACCACCGGCAATCCGGGGGGCGAGGCGACCGCGACCGATAGTCAGACCTATTTCGTCGAAAGTGGCGGCGGTGAACCGACGATCGACATCGACCCGGTGACCGGTGACAACCAGGTCGACGACAGCGAAGACGACAGTGTCACGCTCAGCGGCAGCACGACCGGTGTCGAGCCGGGCCAGACCGTCAGCGTCGTGATCGAGGACGGCACCGGTGCGACGGTGTTCAGCGGCGGCGCGACCGTCCAGGCCGATGGCAGCTGGAGCATCCCGGGTGTCGACCTGTCGGGCCTGCCCGACGGTGCGCCCTACACGGTGCTCGCCGATGTCAGCGACGCGGCCGGCAACCCGGCACCGCAGGCGAGTGAGCCGTTCCAGACAGTGGACACCACGGGTCCGACGATCGACATCGACCCGGTGACCGGCGACAACCAGGTCGACGACAGCGAAGACGACAGTGTCACGCTCAGCGGCAGCACGACCGGTGTCGAACCGGGCCAGACCGTCAGCGTCGTGATCGAGGACGGCACCGGTGCGACGGTGTTCAGCGGCAGCGCGACGGTGCAGGCCGATGGCAGCTGGAGCATCCCGGGTGTCGACCTGTCGGGCCTGCCCGACGGTGCGCCCTACACGGTGCTCGCTGACGTCAGCGACGCGGCCGGCAACCCGGCACCGCAGGCGAGTGAGCCGTTCCAGACAGTGGACACCACGGGTCCGACGATCGACATCGACCCGGTGACCGGCGACAACCAGGTCGACGACAGCGAGGACGACAGTGTCACGCTCAGCGGCAGCACGACCGGTGTCGAGCCGGGCCAGACGGTGAGCGTGGTGATCGAGGACGGCACCGGCGCGACGGTGTTCAGCGGCAGCGCGACCGTCCAGGCCGATGGCAGCTGGAGCATCCCGGGTGTCGACCTGTCGGGTCTGCCCGACGGCGCCCCCTACACGGTGCTCGCCGACGTCAGCGACGCGGCCGGCAACCCGGCGCCGCAGGCGAGTGAGCCCTTCCAGACCCTCGACACCACGGGTCCGACGATCGACATCGATCCGGTGACCGGTGACAACCAGGTCGACGACAGCGAAGACGACAGTGTCACGCTCAGCGGCAGCACGACCGGTGTCGAGCCGGGCCAGACGGTGAGCGTGGTGATCGAGGACGGCACCGGTGCGACGGTGTTCAGCGGCAGCGCGACCGTCCAGGCCGATGGCAGCTGGAGCATCCCGGGTGTCGACCTGTCGGGCCTGCCCGACGGTGCGCCCTACACGGTGCTCGCTGACGTCAGCGACGCGGCCGGCAACCCGGCACCGCAGGCAACCGAAAACTTCCAGACCCTCGACACCACGGGTCCGACGATCGACATCGATCCGGTGACCGGCGACAACCAGGTCGACGACAGCGAGGACGACAGTGTCACGCTCAGCGGCAGCACGACCGGTGTCGAGCCGGGCCAGACCGTCAGCGTGGTGATCGAGGACGGCACCGGTGCGACGGTGTTCAGCGGCAGCGCGACCGTCCAGGCCGATGGCAGCTGGAGCATCCCGGGTGTCGACCTGTCGGGCCTGCCCGACGGCGCCCCCTACACGGTGCTCGCTGACGTCAGCGACGCGGCCGGCAACCCGGCACCGCAGGCAACCGAAAACTTCCAGACCCTCGACACCACGGGTCCGACGATCGACATCGATCCGGTGACCGGCGACAACCAGGTCGACGACAGCGAGGACGACAGTGTCACGCTCAGCGGCAGCACGACCGGTGTCGAGCCGGGCCAGACCGTCAGCGTGGTGATCGAGGATGGCACCGGTGCGACGGTGTTCAGCGGCAGCGCGACCGTCCAGGCCGATGGCAGCTGGAGCATCCCGGGCGTCGACCTGTCGGGCCTGCCCGACGGCGCCCCGTACACGGTGCTCGCCGACGTCAGCGACGCGGCCGGCAACCCGGCACCGCAGGCAACCGAAAACTTCCAGACCCTCGACACCACGGGTCCGACGATCGACATCGATCCGGTGACCGGCGACAACCAGGTCGACGACAGCGAGGACGACAGCGTCACGCTCAGCGGCAGCACGACCGGTGTCGAGCCGGGCCAGACGGTGAGTGTCGTGATCGAGGATGGCACCGGTGCGACGGTGTTCAGCGGCAGCGCGACCGTCCAGGCCGATGGCAGCTGGAGCATCCCGGGCGTCGACCTGTCGGGCCTGCCCGACGGCGCCCCGTACACGGTGCTCGCCGACGTCAGCGACGCGGCCGGCAACCCGGCACCGCAGGCAACCGAAAACTTCCAGACCCTCGACACCACGGGTCCGACGATCGACATCGATCCGGTGACCGGCGACAACCAGGTCGACGACAGCGAGGACGACAGCGTCACGCTCAGCGGCAGCACGACCGGTGTCGAGCCGGGCCAGACGGTGAGTGTCGTGATCGAGGATGGCACCGGTGCGACGGTGTTCAGCGGCAGCGCGACCGTCCAGGCCGATGGCAGCTGGAGCATCCCGGGCGTCGACCTGTCGGGCCTGCCCGACGGCGCCCCGTACACGGTGCTCGCCGACGTCAGCGACGCGGCCGGCAACCCGGCACCGCAGGCAACCGAAAACTTCCAGACCCTCGACACCACGGGTCCGACGATCGACATCGATCCGGTGACCGGCGACAACCAGGTCGACGACAGCGAGGACGACAGCGTCACGCTCAGCGGCAGCACGACCGGTGTCGAGCCGGGCCAGACGGTGAGTGTCGTGATCGAGGATGGCACCGGTGCGACGGTGTTCAGCGGCAGCGCGACCGTCCAGGCCGATGGCAGCTGGAGCATCCCGGGCGTCGACCTGTCGGGCCTGCCCGACGGTGCGCCCTACACGGTGCTCGCCGATGTCAGCGACGCGGCCGGCAACCCGGCACCGCAGGCGAGTGAGCCGTTCCAGACGGTGGACACTACGGCGCCTCCGGCGCCGACCGTCACCATCGTCGAGGACGCGGACAACGACGGCGTCATCACGGCCGCCGAACTCAGTGGCGACATCGACGTCCAGGTCGGGCTGCCGCTCGGCGCAGTGGCCGGCGATGTGATCCGGGTCAGTGACGGGGTCACCGTGACCGAGATCACTTTGACCCCTGGGGATATCGTCGCGGGCAGCGTGAGTGCGAGTTTCGCGAATCCCGGCAACGGCAACACCATCGACGTGACCGCGACCCTGACCGATGCGGCCGGCAACACCTCGGCGCCGGGAAGCGACAGCGCGATCCTCAATCTGGTGACCGCAAGCATCACCATCGATCCGAATATCACACCGGATGACCTGATCTCGCCCGACGAGCAGATAGGCGATGTCCTCGTGACCGGCACCGTCGGTGGAGACGTCGCCGACGGTGACATCGTCACGCTGACCGTCAACGGCGGCACCTACCAAGGGCCCGTCAGCGGCGGTACCTTCAGTATCGCGGTGCCCGGTGCGGAACTCGCGGCCGACGCGGACAATGTAATCGAGGCCGGCGTCACCGTGACCGATGTGCTCGGAAACGACATCACGGCGACCGACATCGAAGGGTACAGTGTCGCGCAGGTGATCGATCCGGCCGAGTACGGGATGCGCGGCGAGTACTACGGTTACAACGACCGTGAACCGCTGTCGAGCTATCTGCGGCATCCGGACGATCAGAGTGTCGGCAACCTCAATTCGCTGAGCGACATCGTGACCATCATCGACGGACGCAGCGGCCCGGTCGTCGGGACGATCGACGAAGGTCGTGCAGACGCGACCTTCCGGACCTCCTACGTCGATTATGGCCTGGTGAACAATCACCTCGGCACCGGGCGGACGCTGCAGAGCTTTCTTGCGCACGATGCCGCCAGCCTGTCACGCGATCCACGCGACTCGACCGACGCCATCGTGCGCATCATCGGGTTCATGATGATCGATGCGACCAGCCTGGATTTCCGTGTACGTTCCGACGACGGCTTCCAGGTACGCATCGGTGACACCGTGTTCGGCAATCCGACCAACCACTCGCCAACCACCGACACGTTCAACGATGTCGCCGTCGAGCCCGGACTGCAGGAGGTCGAGATCCTGTATTGGGACCAGGCATTCGAGGCGGTGCTCGAGATCGAGGTCAAGGCGGCCGATGAGCCCGACAGCGCGTTCGAGTTCCTGGGCCAGGGCCGCTTTGGTCTGTTCCAGCCGACGTTCGACGTGGCACTGGATGCGAACCAGACGATCATCGAGGATCCATCCACGCCCGGCCAGTTCCTGGTGGTCGAAGGGTCCGAATTGGTCGGCGGTGCGGGGACCGATGTACTCGAGGGCGGCGACTATCTCGATATCCTGGTGGGCGGCCCGGGCGATGACCTGCTCAGCGGTGGGGCGGAGGCGGACCTGTTCAAATGGAACAGTGGCGACGAGGGCACACCCGGGGATCCCGCCAGCGACACCATCACCGACTTCAGTATCGCGGAACGTGACGCACTCGATCTCAGTAGCCTGTTGTCCGGCGAAGACAGCGGCAACCTGACCGATTACCTGCATTTCGAGTCGAGCCCGGGCGGAACCCTGGTGCATGTCAGCAGCGCTGGTGGCTTCGCCGGTGGTTACGACGCCGCGGCAGAGGATCAGACCATTCTGCTGCAGAGTGTCGATCTCACCGCACTGGGCGGCAGTGACCAGGAGATCGTTGATGCACTGCTCGCGGGGAACAACCTGATCATCGGTTGA
- a CDS encoding TolC family outer membrane protein → MRVSTVMPRRVLSGCAAMCVALGVSGAAVSAQQDVSEVVRTALTTNPDVTEARNRWLARREEVRQAEGGYYPTVDVNAGFGYEYTDSPSTRAVVGGSNELNRKELGLSIRQMLFDGWGTQHEVSRQKARTASAAARLLAVGESTAMSASQAYIDLQRSTALREISADSLVIHKRIEDQIRLRSDAGVGRRADHDQVRSRVALAEANLVAADVNVLDAKTTFQRVVGTLPSGDYAQVGMAAGAVPDSLEAALQAARDNNPLLVVAAADIDAARAQHDAAKQFDYPRLDFEIAGNVNDDIDGTEGYANDASAMIRMRYNLYRGGIDAARKRVTAYNVNEAQDVRDRSLRQLEESVRLAWAAYQATAAQLPLLEQQIASAGSTRDAYAKQFNIGERTLLDLLNSENEVSQARQSLVDARADHQLAQFRLLEATGTLIDHLGVGAALAAEQ, encoded by the coding sequence ATGAGAGTATCGACAGTCATGCCGCGACGCGTCCTGTCGGGATGCGCGGCGATGTGCGTCGCCCTGGGGGTCAGCGGGGCGGCGGTGTCCGCACAACAGGACGTCAGCGAAGTGGTGCGTACCGCGCTGACGACGAACCCGGATGTCACCGAGGCGCGTAACCGTTGGCTGGCCCGCCGCGAGGAGGTGAGGCAGGCGGAGGGGGGGTACTACCCGACAGTCGACGTCAATGCCGGTTTTGGATACGAATACACCGACAGCCCGTCAACGCGCGCCGTGGTGGGTGGTTCGAACGAACTCAACCGCAAAGAACTCGGGCTGTCGATTCGCCAGATGTTGTTCGACGGCTGGGGAACGCAGCACGAGGTCTCGCGACAGAAGGCGCGCACCGCGTCGGCCGCCGCCCGGCTGCTTGCGGTCGGGGAGAGCACCGCCATGTCGGCGTCGCAGGCCTACATCGACCTTCAGCGCAGCACGGCGCTACGCGAAATCTCGGCGGACAGCCTGGTGATCCACAAGCGCATCGAAGACCAGATCCGGCTGCGCAGCGACGCCGGTGTCGGGCGTCGTGCGGACCATGACCAGGTCAGGTCCCGGGTCGCGTTGGCCGAGGCCAATCTGGTCGCCGCGGACGTAAATGTCCTGGACGCCAAGACCACCTTCCAACGCGTGGTAGGCACTCTGCCGTCCGGCGACTACGCCCAGGTCGGGATGGCTGCCGGGGCGGTTCCCGACTCGCTGGAGGCTGCGCTGCAGGCCGCCCGGGACAACAATCCGTTGCTGGTCGTGGCCGCGGCCGACATCGATGCCGCACGGGCTCAACACGATGCCGCCAAGCAATTCGACTACCCGCGCCTCGATTTCGAGATCGCCGGCAACGTCAACGATGACATCGACGGCACCGAAGGCTATGCAAACGATGCATCGGCGATGATCCGGATGCGCTACAACCTGTACCGCGGCGGGATCGACGCGGCGCGCAAGCGGGTCACGGCGTACAACGTGAACGAGGCCCAGGATGTGCGTGATCGGTCATTGCGCCAGCTGGAGGAGAGTGTCCGCCTCGCTTGGGCCGCCTACCAGGCCACTGCGGCGCAGCTGCCGCTGCTCGAGCAGCAGATCGCGTCCGCAGGTAGCACGCGCGATGCCTATGCGAAGCAGTTCAATATCGGCGAGCGTACCTTGCTCGATCTGCTGAACTCGGAAAACGAGGTCTCACAGGCGCGGCAATCGTTGGTCGACGCGCGTGCCGACCATCAGCTTGCGCAGTTTCGGCTGCTCGAGGCGACGGGCACCCTGATCGATCACCTGGGCGTAGGTGCCGCGCTGGCGGCCGAGCAGTAA
- the hslU gene encoding ATP-dependent protease ATPase subunit HslU: MPELTPEEIVRELDKHIIGQQAAKRSVAIALRNRWRRTQVGDELRNEITPKNILMIGPTGVGKTEIARRLAKLANAPFIKVEATKFTEVGYVGREVDSIIRDLADAAVKMVRVQELDKVQDVAAAAAEERVLDALLPPARTTSWEEEAVPVRSDGSGTREKFRNKLRSGELDEKEIEIETSGVSLGVEIMAPPGMEEMTSQLQGLFQNLGGQRTRKRKLRIRDALVQIRDEEAAKRVNEEDLKLRALEMVEQHGIVFLDELDKVTSRSEQHGADVSREGVQRDLLPLVEGCTVSTKHGMVKTDHILFIASGAFHLSKPSDLIPELQGRLPIRVELSALASDDFVRILTEPDASLTEQYQALIRTEGVELAFTDDGIRRIAEIAWQVNEKTENIGARRLHTVMERLLEEVSFMAPSYAGRTITVDADYVNRNLGELAEDEDLTRYIL; the protein is encoded by the coding sequence ATGCCTGAACTGACCCCCGAAGAGATCGTTCGCGAACTCGACAAACATATCATCGGCCAGCAGGCCGCCAAACGTTCGGTGGCGATCGCGTTGCGCAACCGTTGGCGGCGAACCCAGGTCGGCGACGAGCTGCGCAACGAGATCACGCCCAAGAATATCCTGATGATCGGGCCGACCGGCGTCGGCAAGACCGAGATCGCGCGCCGTCTTGCCAAGCTCGCCAATGCCCCGTTCATCAAGGTGGAGGCGACCAAGTTCACCGAGGTCGGCTATGTGGGTCGCGAGGTGGATTCGATCATCCGAGATCTCGCCGACGCCGCCGTCAAGATGGTGCGTGTGCAGGAACTCGACAAGGTCCAGGACGTGGCCGCCGCGGCTGCCGAAGAACGCGTGCTCGATGCCCTGTTGCCGCCTGCACGTACCACCAGCTGGGAAGAGGAGGCCGTACCGGTACGCAGCGACGGCAGTGGAACGCGCGAAAAGTTTCGCAACAAGCTGCGCAGCGGTGAACTCGACGAGAAGGAGATCGAGATCGAGACCAGCGGCGTGAGTCTGGGTGTCGAGATCATGGCGCCACCCGGCATGGAGGAGATGACCAGCCAGCTGCAGGGGCTGTTCCAGAACCTCGGCGGCCAGCGCACGCGCAAGCGCAAACTGCGCATCAGGGACGCGCTGGTCCAGATCCGCGACGAAGAGGCCGCCAAACGGGTCAATGAGGAAGACCTCAAGCTGCGTGCACTGGAGATGGTCGAACAGCACGGCATCGTGTTCCTCGATGAACTCGACAAGGTGACCAGTCGCAGTGAACAGCACGGCGCGGACGTGTCGCGCGAGGGCGTGCAGCGCGATCTCCTGCCACTGGTCGAAGGCTGCACGGTGTCCACCAAGCACGGCATGGTCAAGACCGATCACATCCTGTTCATAGCCTCCGGCGCCTTCCACCTGAGCAAACCTTCTGATCTGATTCCTGAGCTGCAGGGGCGCCTGCCTATCCGGGTGGAACTGTCGGCATTGGCGAGCGACGACTTCGTGCGCATCCTCACCGAACCGGACGCTTCGCTGACCGAGCAATATCAGGCTTTGATACGCACAGAGGGTGTCGAGCTGGCGTTCACCGACGATGGCATCCGGCGCATTGCCGAGATCGCCTGGCAGGTCAACGAGAAGACTGAGAATATCGGTGCGCGTCGCTTGCACACCGTGATGGAGCGCCTGCTCGAGGAGGTCTCGTTCATGGCCCCCAGCTATGCGGGACGCACGATCACGGTCGACGCCGACTACGTAAACCGCAACCTCGGCGAACTCGCCGAGGACGAAGACCTGACCCGCTACATCCTGTGA
- the hslV gene encoding ATP-dependent protease subunit HslV has product MQELHGTTILSVRRAGKVVVGGDGQVSMGNTVMKGNARKVRRLYKGQVLAGFAGATADAFTLFERFEGKLEKHSGNLTRAAVELAKDWRTDRMLRRLEALLVVADREASLILTGTGDVVEPEDSLMAIGSGGAFAQAAARAMLDTTELPARDIVERGLNIAADICVFTNHNLVIEELDCDA; this is encoded by the coding sequence GTGCAGGAACTCCACGGGACAACCATTCTCTCGGTACGCCGTGCCGGTAAGGTCGTCGTCGGCGGCGATGGCCAGGTATCGATGGGCAACACCGTCATGAAAGGCAACGCGCGCAAGGTGCGTCGTCTGTACAAGGGCCAGGTGCTGGCCGGCTTCGCCGGCGCGACCGCCGACGCATTCACGCTGTTCGAGCGCTTCGAGGGCAAGCTTGAGAAGCACTCCGGCAATCTGACCCGGGCTGCGGTCGAGCTGGCCAAGGACTGGCGAACCGACCGCATGCTGCGGCGCCTCGAGGCATTGCTGGTGGTCGCCGACAGGGAGGCCTCTTTGATACTCACCGGTACCGGAGACGTGGTCGAGCCCGAAGACAGCCTGATGGCAATCGGCTCGGGTGGCGCTTTTGCGCAGGCGGCAGCGCGTGCGATGCTCGACACGACCGAGCTGCCGGCACGCGATATCGTCGAACGGGGCCTGAACATCGCTGCGGACATCTGCGTGTTCACCAACCACAACCTCGTCATCGAAGAGCTGGATTGCGATGCCTGA
- a CDS encoding sigma-54-dependent Fis family transcriptional regulator: MSQPILVVEDDATLNQLIVRQLARAGYGATGVTRWAEAHDHLARHEPALIITDVRLPDGDSLERLPELVETYPVIVLTAFGSVRNAVDAMKQGAADYLLKPVGLDELLLTVERALENTQLRRENQFCKRQLNARDARRKLMVGESNALHEVLRLIEAVAADEITVLIHGESGTGKELVAKAIHSNSPRAQRSFVAVDCCTLQEKLFESELFGHEKGAFTGAERQKKGLIEVAEGGTLFLDEIGEIDATIQAKLLRVLETGHFRRLGGTKDLTANVRVVAATNRSLEHMVEAGDFRADLFYRLNGFDLLVPPLRQRREDIPALAEHFVRNHSFSRRIEKHLSNAAIRRLVAYDWPGNIRELKNIIERAIILSRERPVIGPEHLTFGTSQQRNNALVTMSFDHNPTLDELESEYLALQMKRHSGRRAEVANTLGISERSIYRMIKRHRLDGD, encoded by the coding sequence GTGAGTCAACCGATACTGGTCGTCGAAGACGATGCGACCCTGAATCAACTGATCGTGCGTCAACTCGCCAGGGCGGGCTACGGAGCGACCGGCGTGACCCGTTGGGCAGAGGCACATGACCACCTCGCCCGGCACGAGCCGGCGCTGATCATCACCGATGTTCGCCTGCCCGATGGCGACAGCCTCGAGCGTCTGCCGGAACTGGTCGAGACGTATCCGGTGATCGTGCTGACCGCGTTTGGTTCGGTCAGAAACGCGGTCGACGCTATGAAACAGGGCGCTGCCGACTATCTATTGAAACCGGTCGGTCTCGACGAGTTGCTGCTGACCGTCGAACGCGCGTTGGAAAACACCCAGTTGCGCCGTGAAAACCAGTTCTGCAAGCGCCAGCTGAATGCGCGCGACGCGCGCAGGAAACTGATGGTTGGCGAGAGCAACGCGCTACACGAGGTGCTGCGATTGATCGAGGCCGTTGCTGCCGACGAGATAACGGTTTTGATCCACGGCGAAAGCGGCACCGGCAAGGAACTCGTCGCCAAGGCGATTCATAGCAACAGTCCCCGGGCCCAGCGCAGTTTCGTGGCTGTCGACTGCTGCACCCTGCAGGAAAAACTGTTCGAGTCCGAACTGTTCGGCCACGAAAAGGGGGCCTTCACCGGCGCTGAGCGGCAGAAGAAGGGTCTGATCGAAGTGGCCGAGGGCGGCACGCTGTTCCTTGACGAGATCGGCGAGATCGATGCGACCATCCAGGCGAAACTGCTGCGCGTGCTCGAGACCGGGCACTTTCGTCGCCTCGGCGGGACCAAGGACCTCACCGCCAACGTGCGGGTGGTCGCCGCGACCAATCGCAGCCTCGAGCACATGGTCGAAGCCGGCGACTTTCGCGCCGACCTGTTCTACCGCTTGAACGGTTTCGACCTGCTGGTACCGCCGCTGCGCCAAAGGCGCGAGGACATTCCCGCGCTCGCCGAGCATTTCGTCCGCAATCACAGCTTTTCGCGGCGCATCGAGAAACACCTCAGCAACGCCGCGATACGTCGGCTGGTCGCCTACGACTGGCCGGGCAATATCCGCGAACTGAAGAACATCATCGAGCGGGCCATCATCCTGTCACGCGAGCGCCCGGTGATCGGCCCCGAACACCTGACCTTCGGTACCAGCCAGCAGCGCAACAACGCCCTGGTGACGATGTCGTTCGACCACAACCCGACCCTCGACGAATTGGAATCTGAATACCTTGCCTTGCAGATGAAACGCCATTCCGGCCGGCGCGCCGAGGTCGCAAACACCCTTGGGATCAGCGAGCGCAGCATCTATCGCATGATCAAACGACACAGGTTGGACGGCGACTGA